One region of Priestia megaterium genomic DNA includes:
- a CDS encoding sensor histidine kinase, producing the protein MKTLYLRIVLTTIAVMVFSSLLAFIVANVYYQYSLKPYNDQKLTRMAKDIVSFYESNRGVDQQSYLQHISKLGYQIYVVDSTGHETFYGREFRNQRLEKSAVKQVLEGKMYHGIANFPSQVFVTGFFDNVLANTIGVPLKGEGNKQQALFIRPDIQLQFGEMRIFFSVILLLMIVLSILFVLISTRYLVKPIVKLTEATKQVAKGKYNVELYVKRRDEIGALASHFSEMAKNLEQLEEMRQEFVSNVSHEIQSPLASIQGFSKTLRSADLSDEQRNEYLSIIEEESRRMSSLSKQLLTLASLDKESEHIEKSTFDVATQIKQVLFMTEWSWREKELAIEMDLPSTMISGDQKLLHQVWTNLITNSVKFTEEGGTLSLRVGMEDTYCHVEFQDTGIGMSKESLPHIFNRFYKEDKARSRTEGSSGLGLAIVKQIVDMHGGSIHVESEKGKGSTFHVYLPKM; encoded by the coding sequence ATGAAGACGCTCTATTTGCGGATTGTCCTGACAACGATTGCTGTGATGGTATTTAGCAGTCTCCTCGCGTTTATTGTGGCGAACGTTTATTATCAGTACAGCTTAAAACCTTATAACGATCAAAAGCTTACGCGTATGGCAAAAGACATTGTGAGCTTTTACGAAAGCAATAGAGGCGTAGATCAACAGTCTTATTTACAGCATATTAGTAAACTTGGCTATCAAATATATGTAGTGGACAGCACTGGACATGAGACGTTTTACGGACGAGAGTTTAGAAACCAGCGCTTAGAAAAGAGTGCTGTCAAACAAGTGTTAGAAGGCAAAATGTATCACGGAATTGCAAACTTTCCTTCACAGGTGTTTGTGACGGGGTTTTTTGATAATGTGTTAGCTAATACCATCGGCGTGCCGTTAAAAGGAGAGGGTAACAAGCAGCAAGCGCTGTTTATTCGCCCTGATATTCAGCTGCAGTTCGGGGAAATGCGCATTTTTTTCTCGGTCATTTTACTGCTGATGATTGTATTAAGTATTTTATTTGTACTTATTAGCACGCGTTATTTAGTAAAACCAATCGTCAAGCTGACGGAAGCAACAAAGCAAGTGGCAAAAGGAAAATACAACGTTGAGCTGTACGTAAAGCGCCGAGACGAAATCGGCGCGCTTGCTTCACATTTTTCCGAAATGGCTAAAAATTTAGAACAGCTTGAAGAGATGCGCCAGGAATTTGTATCGAACGTGTCACATGAAATTCAGTCTCCGCTGGCGTCCATTCAAGGGTTTTCGAAAACGCTCCGTTCTGCTGACCTTTCAGATGAACAAAGAAATGAGTATCTGTCTATTATTGAAGAAGAAAGCCGGCGCATGTCGTCCCTCAGCAAACAGCTGCTTACGCTTGCTTCACTTGATAAAGAAAGTGAGCATATTGAAAAAAGCACGTTTGACGTTGCAACTCAAATCAAGCAAGTGCTGTTCATGACGGAGTGGAGCTGGCGTGAAAAAGAATTGGCCATTGAAATGGATCTTCCTTCAACGATGATTTCAGGCGATCAAAAACTGCTTCATCAAGTGTGGACAAATTTGATTACTAACAGCGTAAAGTTCACGGAAGAAGGAGGAACGCTGTCTCTTCGCGTTGGTATGGAAGATACGTATTGCCACGTGGAGTTTCAAGATACGGGAATCGGTATGTCAAAAGAAAGCCTCCCGCATATTTTTAATCGTTTTTATAAGGAAGATAAAGCAAGAAGCCGGACGGAAGGAAGCAGCGGTCTTGGTTTAGCGATTGTGAAGCAAATTGTCGACATGCACGGAGGTTCCATTCACGTTGAAAGCGAAAAAGGAAAAGGCAGCACTTTTCACGTCTATCTTCCGAAAATGTAA
- a CDS encoding response regulator transcription factor has protein sequence MIHILLADDDEHMRQLVRHYLQLEGYMVHEAKDGEEASGLLAKQHIHLAVVDIMMPHKDGYEVCEEIRSYYDFPIILLTAKDQLEDKEKGFLAGTDDYVTKPFEPKELIFRIKALLRRYEVVNEKMIVLNSTSIDRKSYEVHCSGRLFILPMKEFELLAQLASYPGRIFTREELIHLIWGADFNGDNRTIDVHVKRLRERFEHTDDFVITTVRGVGYKLEVTAK, from the coding sequence ATGATTCACATTTTACTGGCGGATGACGATGAGCATATGCGGCAATTAGTTCGTCACTATTTGCAGCTTGAAGGCTATATGGTTCATGAAGCAAAAGACGGAGAGGAAGCTTCGGGTCTGCTTGCTAAGCAGCACATTCATTTAGCGGTTGTCGATATTATGATGCCTCATAAAGATGGATATGAAGTTTGCGAAGAAATACGCAGCTACTATGATTTTCCCATTATTTTATTAACAGCAAAAGATCAGCTCGAAGACAAAGAAAAAGGCTTTTTAGCGGGAACGGATGACTATGTGACAAAGCCGTTTGAACCAAAAGAATTGATTTTCCGAATCAAAGCACTGCTTCGCCGATACGAAGTGGTAAATGAAAAGATGATCGTACTGAACAGCACCTCTATTGACCGAAAAAGCTATGAAGTGCACTGCAGCGGACGACTGTTCATTCTTCCAATGAAAGAATTTGAATTATTAGCTCAGCTCGCGAGCTATCCAGGAAGAATTTTCACAAGAGAAGAATTAATTCATCTGATATGGGGAGCGGATTTTAACGGAGATAACCGCACAATTGATGTACACGTAAAAAGGCTGCGCGAGCGGTTTGAACATACCGATGATTTTGTCATTACGACGGTTCGAGGCGTCGGCTATAAGCTTGAGGTGACGGCAAAATGA
- a CDS encoding ABC transporter permease, translating into MFLALRELKHAKLRYLLIGVIMVLIVWLVLFVSGLAKGLSSDNASAVQEMKGNYVALQKEADQRLTRSVLSTNKTEDIQQLSGKKKAEPLGVMMTAVINEGKEKKIDASFFAISTSGFLAPNITEGKMITDDAKHEAVADSSLKEEGVKLGDTIKDTASGKSFTIVGFTKNQSFSHAPVIHINLTEWKTIESTGAFNAVVLNMNSQQAQTLQKKEAEIDVISKDEALKGIPGYQEEQGSLLMMVAFLFIIGAFVLAVFFYVMTLQKMNQFGVLKAIGAKTSYLARTILSQVVVLTLCSLAISIGLTYGVAAILPDSMPFHLDLSLIAGCSALFIAVSVLSSLLSLYRVAKVDAVEAIGRAV; encoded by the coding sequence ATGTTTTTGGCTTTACGTGAATTAAAACATGCGAAGCTGCGCTACTTACTCATTGGCGTGATTATGGTGTTAATTGTATGGCTTGTGCTTTTTGTATCAGGCTTAGCAAAAGGGCTTTCCTCTGACAATGCTTCAGCTGTTCAAGAAATGAAAGGAAATTACGTTGCGCTTCAAAAAGAAGCGGATCAGCGCCTGACGCGCTCTGTTTTATCAACAAACAAAACAGAAGATATTCAACAACTAAGCGGAAAGAAAAAAGCTGAGCCGCTTGGTGTGATGATGACAGCCGTTATAAATGAAGGAAAAGAGAAAAAAATAGACGCCTCGTTTTTTGCCATAAGCACAAGCGGCTTTTTAGCTCCGAACATAACGGAAGGGAAGATGATTACGGACGATGCGAAACATGAAGCCGTGGCGGACTCTTCGCTAAAAGAAGAAGGAGTAAAGCTAGGTGATACGATAAAAGATACGGCTTCAGGAAAAAGCTTTACAATTGTTGGTTTTACAAAAAATCAGTCGTTTAGTCACGCGCCTGTTATTCATATTAATCTCACAGAGTGGAAGACAATTGAAAGCACAGGTGCTTTTAATGCAGTCGTATTGAATATGAACAGCCAGCAAGCACAGACTCTTCAAAAAAAAGAAGCTGAAATCGATGTAATCAGTAAGGATGAAGCGTTAAAAGGAATTCCGGGTTATCAAGAAGAACAGGGCTCACTTTTAATGATGGTCGCGTTTCTGTTTATCATTGGAGCTTTTGTCTTAGCCGTTTTCTTCTACGTGATGACGCTTCAAAAAATGAATCAGTTTGGCGTGTTAAAAGCGATAGGAGCAAAAACAAGCTATTTAGCGCGAACGATTTTATCTCAAGTGGTTGTGTTAACTTTATGCAGTCTCGCTATTAGTATTGGATTGACATACGGAGTAGCTGCTATATTGCCTGATTCAATGCCATTTCACTTGGATTTATCGCTAATCGCAGGCTGCTCCGCGCTGTTTATAGCCGTTTCTGTACTGAGTTCATTATTGTCGCTGTATCGCGTAGCAAAAGTAGATGCGGTTGAAGCGATTGGGAGGGCTGTATAA
- a CDS encoding ABC transporter ATP-binding protein — translation MSEEKLVLESVSKSFGDGENAVVVLNDLSLRVKAGELVAIVGPSGSGKSTFLSIAGALLSPSSGRVIIDGDEINKMSPSQMNSIRLKKIGFIFQSANLIPYLTVRDQLLLVTELEGNRNQEAKKRADDLLEKLGLAHRKHHYPESLSGGERQRVAIARAWMNNPEIIFADEPTASLDSERGRAVVQMLADEVKLRGKAAVMVTHDQRMLDLCDRVVWMEDGKLVESNSVQV, via the coding sequence ATGAGTGAAGAAAAATTAGTTTTAGAGAGTGTTAGCAAGTCGTTTGGAGACGGAGAAAACGCTGTAGTCGTGTTAAATGATCTATCGCTGCGTGTGAAAGCTGGAGAGCTTGTGGCTATAGTCGGGCCTTCTGGTTCTGGGAAAAGTACCTTTTTATCCATTGCTGGCGCGCTGCTTTCACCGTCTAGCGGACGTGTAATTATTGACGGAGACGAGATTAATAAAATGTCTCCATCACAAATGAACAGCATTCGTCTCAAGAAAATCGGCTTTATCTTTCAATCAGCTAATTTAATCCCGTATTTAACGGTTCGCGATCAGCTTCTTCTTGTCACGGAACTAGAAGGAAATCGAAATCAAGAAGCAAAAAAAAGAGCGGATGATTTGCTTGAAAAGCTCGGGCTTGCCCATCGAAAACATCACTATCCTGAAAGTCTATCCGGCGGAGAGCGCCAGCGGGTAGCGATTGCAAGAGCGTGGATGAATAACCCTGAAATTATCTTCGCAGACGAGCCGACGGCAAGCTTGGATTCAGAGCGAGGAAGAGCGGTCGTTCAAATGCTTGCAGATGAAGTGAAGCTAAGGGGAAAAGCGGCTGTAATGGTTACCCATGACCAAAGAATGCTGGATTTATGCGATCGCGTTGTGTGGATGGAAGATGGGAAATTAGTAGAATCAAATAGCGTGCAAGTCTAA